A single window of Sphingobacterium sp. ML3W DNA harbors:
- a CDS encoding family 43 glycosylhydrolase, whose amino-acid sequence MVIQLRQHYSFLLCSIGILSMTYSCGVFDRKAHVAGDKSSQYMNPVFEPILADPTVIRDVKTGSFYAYGTEDNWGDGKGNRLMPILKSEDLVHWKEVANVFQDKPHWKDRGGLWAPDINKINNQYVLYYSYSLWGDPDPGIGVAVANNPDGPFEDRGKLFVSSEVQVPNSIDPSLYEEGNKKFLFWGSFGDGPSQGIHGIPLTSDGTAVIDLQQKFKVAAGDWEAAMIHKRDGYYYLFGSKGSCCEGANSKYHVLVARSKSLKGPYLDRSGKDINTRGAGTVVLQGNDKVVGPGHHSKIIKDDKGTDWLLYHAIQKHEGKVSSGASRRMLMLDKVIWTAGWPKIGTGEPGQSLEHSPVFKKMKDDN is encoded by the coding sequence ATGGTTATACAATTAAGACAACACTATAGCTTTTTACTCTGTTCGATTGGGATATTGTCCATGACGTATTCCTGTGGCGTATTTGATCGTAAGGCTCATGTTGCAGGAGACAAGAGCAGTCAATATATGAATCCAGTATTTGAGCCCATTTTGGCAGACCCTACGGTCATAAGAGATGTAAAAACGGGTTCTTTTTATGCCTATGGAACAGAAGATAATTGGGGAGATGGTAAAGGGAATCGATTGATGCCTATTTTAAAATCTGAAGACTTGGTTCATTGGAAAGAAGTGGCCAATGTATTTCAAGATAAACCTCATTGGAAAGATCGGGGTGGTCTATGGGCACCTGATATCAACAAGATAAATAATCAGTATGTCTTGTACTATTCTTATTCGCTATGGGGAGATCCAGATCCAGGAATTGGGGTGGCAGTAGCAAATAATCCAGATGGACCATTCGAGGATCGCGGTAAATTGTTTGTGAGCAGTGAAGTTCAGGTGCCCAATTCTATCGATCCGTCACTTTACGAAGAAGGGAACAAGAAATTCCTGTTTTGGGGAAGCTTTGGTGACGGTCCTTCTCAAGGTATACACGGTATTCCGCTCACATCCGACGGCACAGCAGTGATTGATTTACAACAGAAGTTTAAAGTAGCCGCTGGAGATTGGGAAGCAGCTATGATACACAAACGGGACGGATATTACTATTTATTTGGGTCAAAAGGAAGTTGTTGTGAGGGCGCAAATAGCAAGTACCATGTTCTAGTAGCACGATCTAAATCGTTGAAGGGACCTTATTTAGATCGATCCGGAAAAGACATCAATACGCGGGGGGCAGGGACAGTTGTGCTTCAAGGGAATGATAAAGTTGTAGGACCAGGACACCATAGTAAGATCATAAAAGACGATAAGGGGACGGATTGGTTACTTTACCATGCCATTCAAAAGCATGAAGGAAAGGTATCGAGTGGTGCTAGTCGACGTATGTTGATGTTAGATAAAGTAATATGGACAGCAGGGTGGCCAAAGATTGGAACGGGAGAACCAGGACAATCGCTGGAGCATAGTCCTGTATTTAAAAAAATGAAAGATGATAATTAA
- a CDS encoding GrpB family protein — MKNKEIERIIVERYTTNWATEFEKLKSVLNDYLKTLIYSIEHVGSTAVPGLSAKPIIDIDVIINNKDGFDKIKTILEKLGYTYCGEIGIPGREAFKRDSPLTPFDGSGYQWHQHHLYVCLENSDSLNNHLRLRDYLRTHLEEAQEYGRLKTELAARYPNDIASYVEAKTAFILQILEKVGFNQEILSKIELQNKALKPEAK; from the coding sequence ATGAAAAATAAGGAGATAGAAAGGATTATTGTTGAACGATATACTACAAATTGGGCTACGGAGTTTGAAAAACTGAAATCAGTCCTTAACGATTATTTGAAAACTCTCATATATAGCATTGAGCATGTAGGTAGCACAGCTGTGCCTGGTCTTTCAGCTAAACCCATTATCGATATAGATGTTATCATCAACAATAAAGATGGATTTGATAAGATTAAAACTATCCTTGAAAAACTAGGTTATACTTATTGTGGTGAAATTGGAATTCCTGGTAGAGAAGCTTTTAAAAGAGATTCACCATTAACACCTTTTGATGGTTCGGGTTACCAATGGCATCAACATCATCTGTATGTTTGTCTTGAAAATAGTGACAGTTTAAATAATCATTTACGGTTAAGGGATTATCTGCGTACGCACCTGGAAGAAGCTCAGGAATATGGGAGATTAAAAACAGAACTAGCAGCTCGGTATCCCAATGACATAGCAAGTTATGTAGAAGCAAAAACAGCTTTCATTCTTCAGATTCTAGAAAAGGTAGGTTTCAATCAGGAAATCTTATCAAAAATCGAACTGCAAAATAAAGCCCTTAAACCAGAGGCAAAATAG
- a CDS encoding MCP four helix bundle domain-containing protein: MWTFTVKNKIKAAMLFFSVLCLVMLTNIQEQHLVKRINESVTSLYSDRLVVADYINKLSNRIEKLLILLSATNYSSKEVNLELDKINQLNTLYEKTILTDKENVNFNEFKIYIQQITQNVNTTDHAKAIEISKQARQTLETLSSIQLEEGKVKLDEVISMTSTSRLMSYIEIVILIIIAILIQILVFSAKVDMGAKVPKDHNLN; this comes from the coding sequence ATGTGGACATTTACGGTGAAAAATAAAATTAAGGCTGCGATGTTGTTTTTCTCCGTCCTTTGTTTGGTGATGTTGACCAATATTCAGGAGCAACACTTGGTCAAAAGAATTAACGAATCGGTGACGTCTTTGTATTCGGATCGCTTGGTGGTGGCTGATTATATTAACAAGCTTTCAAATCGCATAGAGAAATTGCTTATCTTATTATCTGCAACTAATTATTCGTCGAAAGAAGTTAATTTGGAATTGGATAAAATCAATCAACTCAATACTCTTTATGAAAAAACAATCCTTACCGATAAAGAAAATGTCAATTTTAATGAATTTAAAATCTACATTCAACAAATAACACAAAATGTTAATACCACAGATCATGCTAAAGCTATCGAAATAAGCAAACAAGCACGTCAAACTCTGGAGACATTATCGTCGATTCAATTGGAGGAAGGAAAAGTAAAGTTAGACGAAGTAATCAGTATGACGAGTACGAGTAGGTTAATGTCTTACATCGAAATCGTGATCCTAATCATTATTGCTATATTAATTCAAATTTTGGTGTTTTCCGCTAAAGTTGACATGGGTGCAAAAGTTCCAAAAGATCATAATCTAAACTAA
- a CDS encoding phosphocholine-specific phospholipase C, protein MDNRREFLRKAIMLSGATGLVNVMPIAIQKAMAIDPAPGSTYLDAEHIVILMQENRSFDHAFGSLSGVRGFNDPRAITLPNKNPVWFQTDDAGHTYAPFRLNIKESKSTWTGDLPHSRASQVDAYNSGKYDNWLLSKKSNNQKYAAMPLTLGHYTREDLPFNYAMADAFTICDQNFCSAMTSTTPNRSYFWSGQIMSTIDDLPKANIRNDDYSYGKHKWKTFPELLENNGISWSFYQNEVSSVGGFQGEERSWLGNFGCNLLEFFAAYNVKFQDGNIESLQKRVDTLPGEINKLQEESPSSDERALKVQASIRDKQKALDIARDELSKWNKNNFEKLSPSQKSLFHRAFVTNTKDGDYRSLDKLTYEDDGVQRELAIPKGDLLHQFRTDVNTGKLPTVSWLAGPQNFSDHPSAPWYGAWYVSEILDILTKNPEIWKKTIFIVTYDENDGYYDHIPPYSIPDLNKPETGKVSAGIETELEFVRLVNELKQGIPEKQAREAPIGLGFRVPMLIASPWSRGGKVCSQVFDHTSTLQFLEDFVNKKYKKSIHFENISEWRRTICGDLTSAFTPFNPKKDQVSFIDRNQFIETIHNAKFKSDPGNFKAISEQQISDAQNTGSYKSLMSQQEVGKRPSTALPYQLRAEGQILDKNKFRISMKVDNEIFGKNTSGSPFTVYVPGSYTDTNAKEETCRNWAFAVKAGDQIQYEWPIKAFENGQYELHLHGPNGFFREFKGSAQDPNIQINAVPELKRVTKIPTGNITLTVTNIGSHPITISVDDLSYKKGSLAKKTISPNASQQMVIDLQNSFGWYDFAITSPNDKVYLQRFAGHIETGKESFTDPLINRS, encoded by the coding sequence ATGGATAATAGAAGAGAATTTCTCCGAAAAGCAATTATGCTTTCGGGAGCTACTGGTTTAGTTAACGTCATGCCTATTGCTATACAAAAAGCAATGGCCATAGATCCTGCTCCTGGTAGTACTTACCTCGACGCAGAACACATCGTGATACTAATGCAAGAGAATCGATCATTTGACCATGCCTTTGGCTCTCTATCAGGGGTACGAGGTTTCAATGATCCAAGGGCTATTACACTTCCAAACAAAAATCCAGTTTGGTTCCAAACAGACGATGCTGGACACACTTACGCCCCCTTTCGACTAAATATCAAAGAGAGCAAGAGTACCTGGACAGGAGATCTTCCGCACTCAAGAGCTAGTCAAGTCGATGCCTACAACTCAGGGAAATATGACAATTGGCTGCTATCTAAAAAATCAAATAATCAAAAATATGCGGCAATGCCGCTAACTTTAGGTCATTATACCAGAGAAGACCTCCCATTTAATTATGCGATGGCGGATGCCTTCACAATCTGCGATCAGAACTTCTGCTCAGCCATGACTAGCACCACCCCTAATCGGTCCTACTTCTGGAGCGGACAGATTATGAGTACAATCGATGATTTACCCAAAGCAAATATTCGCAATGACGATTATTCATATGGTAAACATAAATGGAAAACCTTTCCAGAGCTTTTAGAAAATAACGGCATCAGCTGGAGTTTTTATCAAAACGAGGTTAGTAGTGTAGGAGGTTTCCAAGGGGAAGAACGATCATGGCTGGGTAACTTCGGCTGTAACTTACTTGAGTTTTTTGCAGCTTACAATGTTAAATTTCAAGATGGTAATATCGAGAGTTTACAGAAAAGAGTTGATACGCTTCCTGGCGAAATCAATAAACTACAAGAAGAAAGCCCTTCAAGTGACGAACGAGCACTAAAAGTACAGGCTAGTATTCGCGACAAACAGAAAGCATTAGATATAGCTCGAGACGAGCTCTCAAAATGGAATAAAAATAATTTCGAAAAACTAAGCCCTTCACAAAAGAGTCTTTTCCACCGTGCATTCGTTACCAATACTAAAGACGGGGACTACCGTAGTTTGGACAAGCTTACCTATGAGGACGATGGTGTTCAACGTGAGCTTGCCATTCCAAAAGGTGATCTATTACACCAATTCCGCACCGATGTCAATACCGGTAAGTTACCTACAGTTTCTTGGTTAGCTGGACCACAAAACTTTTCCGACCACCCTAGTGCTCCTTGGTATGGAGCATGGTATGTTTCAGAAATACTCGATATTCTTACAAAAAATCCAGAAATATGGAAAAAAACAATTTTCATCGTTACCTACGATGAAAATGACGGATATTATGACCATATCCCACCTTATTCAATTCCAGATCTTAATAAACCCGAAACCGGCAAAGTTTCAGCAGGTATAGAAACTGAATTAGAATTTGTTAGATTGGTCAACGAACTAAAACAAGGAATCCCAGAAAAGCAAGCTCGAGAAGCACCAATAGGACTTGGTTTTCGGGTACCTATGCTGATTGCTTCACCATGGAGCAGAGGAGGTAAAGTCTGTTCACAAGTGTTCGACCATACCTCGACATTACAGTTCTTGGAAGATTTCGTTAATAAGAAATACAAAAAAAGTATACACTTCGAAAACATCAGCGAATGGCGTCGAACGATCTGTGGCGATTTAACGTCAGCATTCACACCTTTCAACCCTAAGAAAGACCAAGTATCATTCATAGATCGCAATCAATTTATAGAAACCATCCATAACGCTAAATTTAAGAGTGATCCCGGAAATTTCAAAGCAATCAGCGAACAGCAAATTAGTGATGCACAAAATACTGGATCCTATAAATCCTTGATGTCACAACAAGAAGTGGGTAAACGTCCTTCAACTGCCCTCCCCTATCAATTACGCGCCGAAGGGCAGATCCTAGACAAAAACAAATTCCGTATATCCATGAAAGTAGACAACGAGATCTTCGGGAAAAACACTTCAGGATCACCTTTTACAGTTTATGTACCTGGAAGCTATACTGACACAAATGCTAAAGAAGAAACCTGTCGCAATTGGGCATTTGCAGTAAAAGCAGGTGACCAAATACAATATGAATGGCCAATTAAGGCATTCGAAAATGGCCAATATGAATTACATCTCCATGGACCTAATGGATTCTTCAGAGAGTTTAAAGGCTCTGCACAGGATCCTAACATTCAAATTAATGCGGTACCCGAATTAAAACGAGTGACGAAAATTCCCACTGGAAATATAACCCTCACGGTAACAAATATAGGTTCCCATCCCATCACAATTTCAGTGGACGACCTGAGTTATAAAAAAGGATCCTTAGCCAAGAAAACCATCTCCCCAAATGCAAGCCAGCAAATGGTGATTGATTTACAAAACAGCTTTGGCTGGTATGATTTCGCCATTACAAGCCCAAATGACAAGGTTTATTTACAACGTTTTGCTGGCCACATTGAAACTGGTAAAGAAAGTTTCACAGATCCTCTTATCAATCGATCATAA
- a CDS encoding glycoside hydrolase family 43 protein — MIIKNLRLSLLIGCCLLFISTLHAQSNNPLDVAFGDPFILYDDDTDAYYMYGTGGVENGFVAYASKDLKNWENKGTVYTTRQEKSWGTKDFWAPEVYKRGGKYYMFYSAHWKDNPNEELENYRIGIATSTSPTGPFIDITGRPLFDPGYPIIDGNVYFAEGGRQYLYYSRCCYKNPVQSEIADWAKQEGMFDEIEESWIYGVELASDFSHVIGEPKLLLRPPVSLADKQSEWESRSVTSGEVNRRWTEGSYLFKHNELYYMMYSANHFGGENYAVGYATASNPLGPFEKSSTNPILQKNTSTGGYVSGTGHNSVLKDKEGKVWCVYHARTAKTGSQRMVFLDELKILPNGQLIVDGPTVKP; from the coding sequence ATGATAATTAAAAATTTACGCTTATCCTTATTGATTGGATGTTGTTTGCTATTTATTTCCACTTTACATGCCCAATCAAACAACCCGTTGGATGTTGCTTTTGGTGATCCATTTATACTTTATGATGATGATACCGACGCTTATTATATGTATGGTACAGGAGGAGTTGAAAATGGATTTGTAGCTTATGCCTCTAAAGATTTAAAAAATTGGGAAAATAAGGGTACAGTGTATACAACTCGGCAAGAAAAAAGCTGGGGAACCAAAGACTTCTGGGCTCCAGAAGTATATAAACGAGGCGGGAAGTATTATATGTTTTATAGCGCTCATTGGAAAGATAATCCCAATGAGGAACTGGAAAATTATAGGATCGGCATTGCAACATCTACAAGTCCGACAGGACCATTTATAGATATCACTGGTCGTCCGTTATTTGATCCAGGATATCCAATTATTGACGGTAATGTATACTTTGCCGAAGGTGGGCGACAATATCTTTACTATTCTAGATGCTGTTACAAAAACCCAGTTCAATCGGAGATCGCAGATTGGGCGAAGCAGGAGGGTATGTTTGATGAGATAGAAGAAAGTTGGATATATGGCGTTGAGCTTGCATCGGATTTTTCACATGTTATAGGTGAACCCAAATTATTGTTACGCCCTCCTGTCTCGCTAGCTGATAAGCAATCTGAATGGGAGAGTCGATCTGTCACCTCGGGCGAAGTAAATAGAAGATGGACAGAGGGTTCCTATCTCTTCAAGCATAATGAACTTTATTACATGATGTATTCTGCCAATCATTTCGGAGGAGAGAATTATGCTGTGGGTTATGCAACGGCCTCGAACCCACTAGGGCCATTCGAAAAGTCTTCAACGAACCCTATTTTACAAAAAAACACCTCCACTGGGGGATACGTGTCAGGCACAGGACATAACAGTGTATTGAAAGATAAAGAGGGCAAAGTATGGTGTGTCTACCATGCACGTACTGCTAAAACCGGCAGTCAACGCATGGTGTTCTTAGATGAATTGAAGATTTTACCTAACGGTCAACTGATCGTAGATGGGCCGACTGTCAAACCTTAA
- a CDS encoding DUF1080 domain-containing protein, translated as MDKNTTVKSPFLVRDGMLVSMGTPNGHIITDKSYKNYSLDVEYRFAGKPGNCGVLVHASTPRALYEMFPKSIEVQMMHENAGDFWCIVEDIKVPNMVERRGEQAEWGITEGKKRRVLNLTDHSEKPLGEWNSMRIECLDRVIKVWVNGDLVNEGYDCTANSGQIALQAEGAEVEFRKVLLTPITHISK; from the coding sequence ATGGACAAAAATACGACTGTAAAAAGTCCTTTTCTTGTCAGAGACGGGATGCTGGTTAGCATGGGAACACCAAATGGTCATATTATAACCGATAAATCGTATAAGAACTATAGCTTAGATGTTGAATATCGTTTTGCTGGAAAACCAGGAAATTGTGGCGTACTGGTGCATGCCTCTACCCCTCGCGCACTTTATGAAATGTTTCCAAAATCTATTGAAGTACAGATGATGCATGAAAATGCGGGAGATTTTTGGTGTATTGTAGAGGATATTAAGGTGCCAAATATGGTTGAGCGCCGCGGTGAGCAAGCTGAATGGGGCATTACAGAAGGTAAAAAACGAAGAGTTTTGAATCTTACCGATCATTCGGAGAAACCGCTTGGTGAATGGAACAGCATGAGAATTGAATGTTTAGACCGGGTTATAAAGGTTTGGGTAAATGGCGACCTTGTAAATGAGGGATACGACTGTACAGCAAACAGTGGACAGATTGCCCTGCAGGCTGAAGGAGCTGAAGTTGAATTCCGTAAGGTTTTACTAACTCCAATAACTCATATTTCAAAATAA
- a CDS encoding vWA domain-containing protein has translation MKSIKRNKGFFFKQYDEPFQTPFDKLFDIFKELITHTSGDFDEAIDWLRQLDKEFKLTTPEYTIDDFIADLKNKGYIREKLEPGGNGSLDITSKLEKALRQHALDQIFGKMRKGKSGNHKTNYQGRSDENMGDFRSYQYGDSLEKIALTESLKNAQINHGIGEFALSENDLVVEDTQFKSQMSTVLMIDISHSMILYGEDRITPAKKVAMALSELILTRYPKDSLDIIVFGNDAWPIAIKDLPYLQVGPFHTNTVAGLKLAMEILRRKRHANKQIFMITDGKPSCLNMPDGTYYRNSMGLDPFITSKCYSMAAQARKLGIPITTFMIASDPYLQQFVDEFTASNQGKAYYTGLGNLGEMIFEDYEENRRKRIR, from the coding sequence ATGAAAAGCATTAAACGAAATAAGGGTTTTTTCTTTAAGCAATATGACGAACCGTTTCAAACGCCTTTTGATAAATTATTTGATATTTTCAAAGAACTGATTACCCACACCTCAGGTGATTTTGATGAAGCTATCGATTGGCTACGGCAATTGGACAAAGAGTTCAAACTGACTACTCCAGAGTATACTATAGACGATTTCATTGCAGATCTGAAGAATAAGGGATACATCAGAGAAAAATTGGAACCAGGTGGCAATGGTAGTCTAGATATTACCTCAAAGTTGGAAAAAGCTTTACGACAACATGCGTTAGATCAGATTTTTGGAAAGATGCGAAAAGGGAAATCAGGCAATCATAAAACCAATTACCAAGGACGGAGTGACGAAAATATGGGCGATTTCAGAAGCTATCAATATGGAGATAGTCTCGAGAAAATAGCCTTGACCGAGAGCCTGAAAAACGCACAGATTAATCATGGGATAGGGGAGTTCGCCTTATCAGAAAATGATCTGGTAGTCGAAGATACGCAGTTCAAATCACAGATGAGTACGGTGTTGATGATCGATATCAGCCATAGTATGATTCTATACGGCGAAGACCGGATCACACCTGCTAAAAAAGTGGCCATGGCCTTATCAGAACTCATCCTGACACGTTATCCTAAAGACTCACTTGACATTATCGTCTTTGGTAATGATGCTTGGCCTATCGCGATAAAAGATCTACCCTATCTGCAAGTGGGACCATTTCATACCAATACTGTCGCTGGTTTGAAGTTAGCGATGGAAATACTCCGACGCAAGCGGCATGCGAACAAGCAGATATTTATGATTACCGACGGAAAACCGAGCTGTTTAAACATGCCGGATGGAACTTATTATAGGAATTCTATGGGTTTGGATCCTTTTATCACCAGTAAATGCTATAGCATGGCAGCACAAGCCCGAAAGCTGGGCATACCCATTACAACCTTTATGATTGCTTCAGACCCCTATCTGCAACAGTTTGTCGACGAATTTACGGCGTCAAATCAGGGCAAGGCATACTATACAGGGTTAGGGAATCTCGGCGAAATGATTTTTGAGGATTACGAAGAGAATCGCAGAAAAAGAATACGATAA
- a CDS encoding sigma 54-interacting transcriptional regulator: MDYTKITTFGALKTSDYKPKTIKEELRQNLITKISNGETVFTGVYGYEDTVIPELERAILSKHNINFLGLRGQAKTRLARLMVNLLDEYIPVVQGSEINDDPYSPISRYAVELLKEKGDETPIDWLHRSDRFAEKLATPDVTVADLIGDVDPIKAANLRLSYADDRVIHFGMIPRANRSIFVINELPDLQARIQVALFNILQEGDIQIRGFKLRLPLDVQFVFTANPEDYTNRGSIVTPLKDRIGSQILTHYPASVEIAKTITAQEANLEAAQKDHIYVPELARELIEQISFEARNSEYVDEKSGVSARMSITAFQNLLSTAELRMLKNGSRATAVRLSDFMGIVPAITGKLELVYEGEQEGAAAVALQLIEDAVKSLFLTLFPKIEKFEKETERYPYDDIVRWFSESDGIELSDELTDADYERVLDEVRPIRSLIQQYQPQTTPEDGYFLTEFILWGLTLNNKLSKYRVGSGLQFQDKFQEYLRNNL, encoded by the coding sequence ATGGATTACACGAAGATTACAACATTTGGCGCACTGAAGACTTCTGATTACAAACCTAAGACCATAAAAGAAGAACTGCGTCAGAATCTGATTACAAAGATAAGCAACGGCGAAACCGTATTTACCGGAGTGTATGGATACGAGGATACCGTTATTCCAGAACTTGAGAGAGCTATCCTCTCCAAACATAATATTAATTTCCTTGGTCTCCGCGGTCAAGCGAAGACACGCCTAGCGCGGCTTATGGTTAATCTGTTGGATGAATATATACCCGTGGTACAAGGCTCAGAGATTAATGATGATCCCTATAGCCCGATATCGCGCTATGCAGTTGAACTTTTAAAGGAAAAGGGTGATGAAACACCGATAGATTGGTTGCATAGAAGTGATCGTTTTGCAGAGAAACTAGCAACGCCAGATGTCACTGTAGCAGATTTGATTGGTGATGTCGATCCTATCAAAGCCGCAAATTTGAGATTGAGCTATGCGGACGATCGCGTGATTCATTTTGGCATGATTCCACGAGCGAACCGCTCGATATTTGTTATTAATGAACTGCCCGATCTTCAGGCCAGAATACAGGTAGCACTTTTTAATATATTGCAAGAAGGAGACATCCAGATTCGCGGATTTAAATTACGCCTTCCGTTAGATGTACAGTTTGTGTTCACCGCAAATCCGGAGGATTACACCAACAGGGGAAGTATCGTTACGCCCCTAAAGGACCGGATAGGATCACAGATATTGACACATTACCCCGCATCAGTTGAGATCGCGAAGACCATTACTGCACAAGAAGCTAACTTGGAAGCTGCACAAAAGGACCACATATACGTTCCTGAATTGGCGCGTGAATTGATTGAGCAGATCAGTTTTGAAGCGCGCAATAGCGAATATGTTGATGAAAAAAGTGGTGTCAGTGCACGTATGAGCATTACAGCATTTCAAAATTTATTAAGCACTGCTGAATTGCGTATGCTCAAAAATGGATCAAGAGCCACGGCAGTACGCTTGAGCGATTTTATGGGTATCGTGCCCGCTATAACTGGTAAACTTGAGCTTGTTTATGAAGGAGAGCAGGAGGGAGCCGCTGCTGTCGCGCTTCAGTTGATTGAGGATGCTGTTAAAAGTCTGTTTCTTACCCTATTCCCCAAGATTGAGAAGTTTGAAAAGGAAACCGAACGCTATCCGTATGATGACATTGTTCGTTGGTTCTCAGAATCGGATGGTATTGAGTTGTCCGATGAACTTACAGATGCAGATTACGAGCGCGTATTGGACGAAGTGAGACCTATCCGCAGTTTGATACAGCAATACCAGCCACAAACAACACCGGAAGATGGTTATTTTCTGACCGAATTCATACTATGGGGGCTGACGCTAAATAACAAGTTGAGCAAATATAGAGTAGGCAGTGGTCTACAGTTTCAAGATAAGTTTCAAGAATATCTAAGAAACAATCTCTAA
- a CDS encoding glycoside hydrolase family 43 protein: protein MIQIPYRLLTLTCLLLMLSLYSKGSINDRPFQQIDSKLPIADPYVLFHEGKYYAYGTRIDGFEVYISEDLKHWKRSKNLALSPQDSWGTRWFWAPEVYYVTSKKKFYMFYSVDEHICVASSSSPEGPFIQEEKKPIIAEKGIDTSLFLDDDGTPYLFYVRFTDGNVIWMAEMTNDLQSIKSETLTKCISVSEPWEKKQATVAEGPSIIKKGNTYYLIYSANHFESQDYAVGYATASSPKGPWKKYSGNPILRRDHPSASGLVGTGHGAPFISADGGYKYIYHAHASNSSVAPRTAFINDIVFSSDGIISIVGEPIRPVVVR, encoded by the coding sequence ATGATACAAATTCCATATCGACTATTAACACTTACATGCTTATTACTTATGCTATCCCTATATAGTAAGGGCAGCATAAATGATAGGCCTTTTCAGCAAATCGACAGTAAACTGCCTATTGCAGACCCTTATGTATTGTTTCATGAAGGTAAATACTATGCGTATGGTACCCGAATCGATGGTTTTGAAGTATATATTTCTGAAGACCTAAAGCATTGGAAACGAAGCAAAAATCTAGCCCTCTCACCTCAAGACTCTTGGGGTACACGCTGGTTTTGGGCACCTGAAGTGTACTATGTAACCTCCAAAAAAAAGTTTTATATGTTCTATTCCGTTGATGAACATATATGTGTTGCTTCCTCCTCCAGCCCCGAGGGACCTTTTATTCAAGAAGAGAAAAAACCTATTATTGCCGAAAAGGGAATCGACACTTCTCTTTTTTTAGACGATGACGGGACTCCATATTTATTTTATGTCCGTTTTACAGATGGAAATGTAATTTGGATGGCGGAGATGACCAATGACTTACAAAGCATAAAGAGCGAAACTCTTACGAAATGTATTAGCGTTAGTGAGCCATGGGAAAAAAAACAAGCTACAGTTGCAGAAGGTCCGTCTATCATAAAAAAAGGTAACACGTACTACTTAATTTACTCCGCCAATCATTTTGAAAGCCAAGATTACGCCGTAGGCTATGCAACAGCAAGTTCTCCCAAAGGTCCTTGGAAAAAATATAGTGGCAACCCTATCCTTAGACGAGACCATCCCTCAGCATCTGGACTAGTAGGTACAGGTCATGGAGCTCCATTTATAAGTGCTGACGGTGGCTATAAATATATCTACCATGCACATGCCAGCAACAGCAGTGTAGCGCCACGTACAGCTTTCATCAATGATATCGTGTTTTCATCTGATGGTATTATCAGCATCGTTGGAGAGCCTATCAGACCGGTGGTTGTGCGATAA